One genomic window of Eleginops maclovinus isolate JMC-PN-2008 ecotype Puerto Natales chromosome 12, JC_Emac_rtc_rv5, whole genome shotgun sequence includes the following:
- the ppp2r2aa gene encoding serine/threonine-protein phosphatase 2A 55 kDa regulatory subunit B alpha isoform: MAGAGGGNSDVQWCFSQVKGAIDDDVAEADIISTVEFNHSGELLATGDKGGRVVIFQQEPESKNQPQCRGEYNVYSTFQSHEPEFDYLKSLEIEEKINKIRWLPQKNAAQFLLSTNDKTIKLWKISERDKRPEGYNLKEEDGRYRDLNTVTTLRVPVFRPMDLMVEASPRRVFANAHTYHINSISVNSDCETYLSADDLRINLWNLEINDRSFNIVDIKPTNMEELTEVITAAEFHPNQCNTFVYSSSKGTIRLCDMRASALCDQHAKQFEEPEDPNNRSFFSEIISSISDVKFSHSGRYMMTRDYLSVKIWDLNMESRPVETYQVHEYLRSKLCSLYENDCIFDKFECCWNGNDSVVMTGSYNNFFRMFDRGYRQDVTLEASRENSKPRSVLKPRKVSTGGKRKKDEISVDSLDFNKKILHTAWHPLDNIIAVATTNNLYIFQEKLN, translated from the exons ATGGCAG GGGCCGGCGGTGGGAACAGTGATGTGCAGTGGTGCTTTTCACAAGTCAAAGGAGCGATagatgatgatgttgctgaAG CTGACATCATATCTACTGTTGAATTCAACCACTCTGGGGAGCTGCTTGCCACTGGGGACAAAGGGGGTCGTGTTGTCATTTTTCAACAAGAGCCAGAG AGTAAGAATCAGCCGCAGTGCAGAGGAGAGTACAATGTTTACAGCACCTTCCAGAGCCATGAGCCTGAGTTTGACTACCTGAAAAGCCTTGAGATCGAGGAGAAGATCAACAAGATCCGATGGCTGCCTCAGAAGAATGCAGCACAATTCCTTTTGTCTACAAACG ACAAAACCATAAAGCTTTGGAAGATTAGTGAGCGTGACAAGAGACCAGAGGGCTACAATTTGAAGGAAGAGGATGGGCGCTACAGAGATCTTAATACTGTCACAACACTACGG GTACCAGTATTCAGGCCCATGGACCTGATGGTGGAGGCCAGCCCTAGACGAGTGTTTGCGAATGCTCACACCTACCATATCAACTCCATCTCGGTCAACAGTGATTGTGAGACATACCTGTCTGCAGATGACCTGCGCATCAACCTGTGGAACCTGGAGATCAATGATCGCAGCTTTA ACATTGTTGACATTAAGCCAACCAACATGGAGGAGTTAACAGAGGTGATCACAGCTGCGGAGTTCCACCCCAACCAATGCAACACTTTTGtctacagcagcagcaagggCACCATCCGCTTGTGTGACATGAGGGCATCAGCACTGTGCGACCAGCATGCCAAAC agtTTGAAGAGCCAGAGGATCCGAACAATCGTTCATTCTTTTCTGAAATCATCTCGTCAATCTCTGATGTGAAGTTCAGCCACAGCGGACGCTACATGATGACCCGCGACTACCTGTCAGTCAAAATCTGGGATCTCAACATGGAGTCCCGGCCAGTAGAGACATATCAG GTGCATGAATATCTCAGGAGTAAATTGTGTTCGCTCTATGAGAATGACTGCATCTTCGACAAGTTTGAGTGCTGCTGGAATGGGAACGACAG CGTTGTGATGACCGGTTCCTACAACAACTTCTTCAGGATGTTTGACAGAGGCTATCGGCAGGACGTGACCCTGGAGGCGTCGCGGGAGAACAGCAAGCCGCGCTCGGTCCTGAAACCTCGCAAAGTAAGCACAGGTGGGAAGCGCAAAAAGGATGAGATCAGTGTAGACAGTCTGGACTTTAACAAGAAGATCCTCCACACTGCCTGGCATCCTCTGGACAACATCATTGCTGTGGCCACCACCAACAATCTGTACATATTCCAGGAAAAACTGAACTAG
- the bnip3la gene encoding BCL2 interacting protein 3 like a yields MSTAAAQQNNNEEPGLHGSWVELEMNGNTGAKGVQTNLPITPAADQINANTTMSQTLQTLEVVPESDETLIGGLEHVPSSSSIHNGDMEKILLDAQHESSQSSSSCNSPHRPPSPDQDEGQIMFDVDMPSPRDSQSEEDGTEKDRDEDILMNKGVDWVADWSSRPENVPPKEFHFRHPRRSVSLSMRKSGVMKKGGIFSAEFLKVFIPSLLISHILALGVGVYIGKRIATASTSSY; encoded by the exons ATGTCCACCGCTGCTGCTCAACAAAACAATAACGAGGAGCCCGGGCTTCACG GCTCTTGGGTAGAGCTGGAAATGAATGGGAACACAGGGGCCAAGGGCGTGCAGACTAACCTGCCAATAACACCGGCTGCAgaccaaataaatgcaaatactACCATGAGTCAAACTCTGCAGACGTTGGAGGTGGTGCCCGAGAGTGATGAAACCCTGATTGGAGGGCTAGAGCATGTCCCGTCATCCTCCTCGATTCACAATGGAGACATGGAAAAGATTCTACTTGATGCCCAGCATGAATCCAGCCAGAGTAGTTCCTCCTGTAAtag TCCTCACAGGCCTCCAAGTCCAGATCAGGATGAGGGTCAGATAATGTTTGATGTGGACATGCCCAGCCCAAGAGATAGTCAg TCAGAGGAAGATGgtacagagaaagacagagatgaAGACATCCTGATGAACAAAGGAGTTGACTGGGTGGCTGATTGGTCAAGCAGACCGGAAAACGTTCCACCAAA GGAGTTCCACTTCAGGCACCCCCGGCGTTCAGTATCTCTCAGTATGAGGAAGAGTGGAGTCATGAAGAAAGGTGGCATCTTCTCTGCTGAATTCCTTAAAGTCTTCATCCCCTCATTACTCATCTCACACATCCTCGCTCTTGGTGTCGG GGTGTACATTGGAAAGAGAATTGCCACAGCCTCCACCAGCTCCTACTGA